The sequence below is a genomic window from Nicotiana tomentosiformis chromosome 6, ASM39032v3, whole genome shotgun sequence.
CCATTTCCCCTTCTTCTCTACCTTTTTCTTAGGTTTTAAAGAAGAAGGAACTTCAGAAACGGGTAGTGCGGTAATCTACCAAGGAATCCGCTGCAGCAATGGCACTTGGGAGGTTCTTCATGTTTTGCCTCCTAAGTTCGTTCTGCGCCCACACTTGCATTCTAGAAATACAATTATGCAACTTGTCATCCTCCGACATGTTCTGGATGTCCAACATTAAGGAGGTGAATTCCTTAATATAGTCACGAACTGCTCTGATTTGCCGCAGACGTTTCAAGCGATCCCTAGCAAGCCAAGATGCGTTGCTAGGTAAGAGCTGGTCTTTCATTTCTTTCCTGAGTTTCTCCCAAGTATCGATCTTGGGTCTGCCCGCACTTTCGTCGCTGGCCATGCGAGTTCTCCACCATAATTTTGCATCTCCGGTTAGGTACATACTTGTTATGGTTACTTTCTCCACGTTTGGAATCTTGGCAGCAACAAAATCTTGCTCTATATCCCATAGAAAGTTTTCTAGTTCTTTAGCACTATGCGTTCCAGCAAACGCCTTCGGTTCTGGGATCTTTACCTTAGAACGTTCTTCACTGCCTTGGCTAGAAGCAGCCAAATCCCTTCGAAGAACAACAATTTCCAGGTTAAgagttttattttcctttttcagaTCTTCAACTTGAACATTCGTGGCCTCACACATTTGTTGAACAGTTTCACGTAACTAATTCAACCATGCCTTTAGATGATAGATCTCAATAATTAGATCATCCAGATCCAAAGGGTCGTCAGTCACACCAATCAGCGCCTCCAACTTTTGCACACGATCACGCAAGTCTGAAGTGGAGTTTCCTCCGGCCATGGTCTCAAATCATGAGaaaagctctgataccagttgttacAGGGCCAATTTTTTGCAAACGACACTGCACGACAACATCCTGACACTCAAGCCACTCAGCCTTACTTTTTCCATCACAATTTAGGACTTAAAATGATTTCAGACTTGTAAAATGAATGCAACACACACAATTACGGGTAAACACCCAACCTTTTATTATTCTCACAGAATATACAAAGGAACTCAGTTGGAAGTCTCACATATGCTAACTTGCCTTAAACCAACGAAATACAAAAGATATAAAGGGGCTTCCAATGGCAGGTTACAAGGGGCAGTTACAAGAGGGAATTTCATCCAATGCGgacctcaaatcggccttcaaatcatcaatttatgatTTAGTAATGTTCTTACTAAAATTCCCAATATCTTCAATTTGAATCATCAAACAATCGCTAAattcaaggttggaatcatgaatatAAACAAATCCGAGTCAGGGACATAAATTGtattttcataattatttacacCAGAAAAAAAACTAGCAATAAGAAAATTTTTGTTTTAGCACCCCAAAAATCATTCGGAACCTTtcgaacacaaaccatatatgcatttcaatcataaaacacgctcgCACATTCAAAACACCGAAAAGAtatcatcttgacccgatatggaccatggtcaaactccaaatccttaactagtttctcaaccaatgatgcAAAACACACTCGAGCCCCTGGAGACCCCATCCAACCATatcaacaagtacaaatatactatccaaacttatccaaagcctcaaaacacccaCGAGAGTATTgcaacaaagaatcgaggctcaaaccgaatagaatttctcttaagttgttaaatcttcattcttacaaaagagtgtctgaatcaTGCTTAAACACTTCAGATTATTtccaaacttttcacacaagttcaattcaactatatagacctatccaaattCTCGTAACACCAATTGGAGgacaataacatcaaagtcaactcttggtcaaacttatgaactcttaaacttttcaatttgccaACTTATGACAAAtaattcttctaggaacctccgaaaccaaatacgaacatacgtacaagtccaaaattatcatacgaacctattagaataaTTAAAACCTGATTCTGAGTCCGTTTACCcgaaagtcaaaccttggtaaactctttcaacttaaagcttcaaaatcaagagtcattcttccaaatcaatcccaaaccactggaaaaccaaaaccgaccataCTCTCAAGTCATAATATATTATATGAAGCTGCTCAAAGTCTCAACCCaccgaatggaatgctaaagctcaaaacgaccggtcaggtcgttataaAATAATACTCAATcatccttgtggcacactgaaactatacatgtgatcacaacatGGAAAGAAACTACCTCTGGTCTAGCGGCAAATGCATAGAAATGAGCCTAACCACCACTTGACTGACCTCCACCACTGGGTGACCTTGACCCGtacgacctccaccccgagctggctcagcgagtggtgtagcaactggtgcaggAGTCATAGTCTGGTCTCCCTGCTGTGATGGACCTCTGTAATGACGGGGGAAATTCTTCCTCACATGCCCCAACTCTCCACAATCATAATAACCTCAAATCGGGAATGATTGTGGGGCGTGAATCGGACCCCGAGAATTGGAATAACCACTAGAAGAACCTAATATGGATGAACCCTAGACTAGTGGAGCACGATACAAGCCCTGAACTGGAAGTGCACTAAAAGACGACTAAACCAGATGAGTGTTGTATGAACCGTGGCTAGCTAATGAACCATGAGGAACATGACGGGCCATCTGAGTGGGCCTAAAGAGATGAGATCTGTTGTGATGAGACTGGCCACCAGATGAGGTACCCACTTAAACCAGCTGAACCATAGGGCCTCTTGCCTTCCCGCTCCTCGCGCTCAAGCCTATGAACCTGCCTCAAGCGCCTAGAAATCTCGTTTTACGACCTAAATCTCAACATgttgtgatgacgcctatcacAGTACTAGGCAAGACGGCAATCACAAataactatgtatttttaattgaaAACATGATGTAATAGGTTTAAAATTGAAAAATCTCATAATAACTAATAAGAATAACTGCGATTCAAATAGAAATTCCCTAAAATCCTGGTGTCACCGAGGACATGAGCTACTAAATATCAACACAGTCAAAACTTCTAATACAACTGTCAGGAAAGataaaacaatgctaaataaactgaaaaagAAAGGAGAGTCGAGCTCTGCGGACGCCAAACcagctacctcaaaagtctccaagcaggtaatgctccaagtctagcaaccaccgggaccagatgtacctggatcttcgcacaaagtgcagagtgtagtatgagtacaaccgacccaaagtactcaataagtaacaggactaaccttgggttgaaagtagtgacaagctcatAAAGGTATagtccaaatccagataataacGGTACATATATAACAGGAAAATAACAGTAATAATTCagaaaaatctcataatcagtttatacacagtacagaaatgtagacatgctttcaagtttaagagtttaagctcaacactaataaaatatgccaagtataacTGAtgtgaggaatgttacatctttATGTCtatatgtcaaatgtgcatgtcacatgtaatgcatcacagtgataaactcgtatactcacactctcagagtactcaatctcactgtctcacactccccACTCATCAccctcaatcactcagcactgtacggtacttgcgttcactactggtatgtcagactccggaggggcggatcctgcccaagcgctaataaaacCTGCTGCAGCATACAGACCGATCCCATCATGTATCAATAATACATGCTAcaacatgcagcccgatcccatcatgaattaaTAAAACCTGTTGTTacatgcagcccaatcccatcaatatcactcacaatccgtccctcaggccccaactcagtcattaatctcttcagtctctctggctcacaaatctcatgccaatcagcccaaacaatgataacatgatgtaaaaTTAAATGACGACAGTGACTGAGATATGGcatgcaaatgatgaatgtgactgagtctAAAATTTGCAGTTAAGTAAATAATTTAacagcaaaaatgacctcagtaggtcccaacggaataagcatatagcctaaacatgatttctaacatggatttcagctcaattactctaacacgtagggatTACATGAATAGAAATAAGGTTTGATAAAAACACGGTACCGCAGAATCAATCGAGTCACAATTACTAAGGTGCATGCCcacgcgcccgtcacctagcgtgtgcgtcacctcaatgataaagctatgttctttaaccaaagtcaaaaagtcaacccagggccCGCGTCTCAGTGCGCGATAAATTTACAAAATCTGGAcatccattcaataacgagtccatccatgccaaaatcatccaattccaaccttaaatcgccactcaaatccccaaatcttactctcaaATACATGGGTCAAAAATCTCCAAATTCAAACATAGATTCATGACAAAtaggtgaaataatcaatgggtattaaaaatatatggacaaaagtgattacaaatcacttacctcttgacaTTTAGTGAAAACCCCTTCATAATTCGCCTAAAtacgagctcccaaagtccaaaaatgaagaaaatactcTGACCCTCGTTTATATCACTTCTGCCAGCGAAACCGCACCTGCTGCTAAGAACATTGCTTTTGCGGAATCGCTCCTACGGTCGCACGTCCACATCTGCAAAAAAACACTAGACCCCTAACTTATTGCACCTACGGTCCCCTCTTCGCACCTACGAGAACGTTCTGCGGTCTCAACCTCGCTCATGCGCTTCCGCACTTGCGGAGTCCTTCCACTTCTGCCGCTCCACCCCTTCCTGCCCATTTTTGCTTTTGCGGACCTTCTTGCACAGAAGCGCATCTGCTTCTGCGAAATTTCCTTCGCACCTGCACTACCAGGCTTCCTCCCCAATTCTCTCATCTGCGCCTACATGGccacttttgcggctccgcacctgctgCCAAAACCtagcaggtgcgattacatcagaacAGCTGCCCACAGAAATTGcataagtccaacttttgatcggATTACAATCTGAATCACTCctgaggctcccgggaccccatccaaacataccaccaagtcctaaaacatgatacgaactaatttgaggcctcaaattacatcaaacaacatcaaaaacacaaattgcaccccaaaattcaagcctaatgaaactaatggatttccaacttttacaatcgatgtcaaaacctatcaaaccaattctgcttcacctcaaattttgcacttaagtcataaatgacacaacggacttattccaacttccagaaccaaatccgagcccggtaacaacaaaatcaactctcggtcaaacttctcaactctccaaacttcagcTTTTCCAAATTTTGCCTATTgaagccaaaatcatctacggacctccaaatcaataaccGGGCACACTCCAAAatccaaattcaccatacgaagctattgaaccatcaaaactccattccagagtcatttacGCATAAGTCAAAattcggtcaactcttccaacttaggcttccaaccttgggactaagtatcccaattcattccgaaacatccctgaaaccaaaccaatcatcccggcaaatCACATAACAACAAACGAACATAAAATAAGTGATAAATGGAGGAAACGAggatataatactcaaaacgaccggccgggtcattacattctccccctcttaaacactCGAACGCGTCTAGAATCATAaatggagcctcaaataggtttGGATAGCTGCTCCACATctcttgctcggtctcccaagtatcctccttgactggctgacctctccactgtactttcactgaaactatgttctttgatctcaactttcgaacctgttgatccaaaatggccaccggctccacatcctaagtcaaatccccatctaaatGAACCgcgctgaagtccaaaacatgagacggatcaccgaaaTACTtatggagcatggaaacatgaaacactcgGTGAAAACTCTatagactaggtggtaatgcaagcttgtaagccacctctccaatcctctcaagcacctcaaaatggccaatataccgaggtctcaacttgcccttcttcctgatcctgataacacccttcatgggcgaaaatctgagcaataccttctcccccaccatataggcaacatcacgaaccttccgattgacgtaactcttatgtctagataaTACCGTGCTAAGCTGatcttgaatcaacttaaccttttccagagcatcctgaaccaagtcagtacccaataacctagcctcaacCGACTCAAACTAACCAACCAGAgaccgacatcgcctcccatacaaggcctcgtacggagccatctgaatactcgattggtagttattgttgtaggaaaactctacaagcgatagaaactgatcccaagaacccccaaaatccataacacaagcacgcaacatatcctccaatatttgaatggtgcgctcAGATTGTCCGAATGTCTGAGgttggaatgttgtactcaactcaacttgtgtgcctaactctcgatGCACTGCTCTCAAAAACTATAATATGAAATGCGttcctcgatctgaaataatggacactggcacaccgcgAAGGCTAACAATCTTGCGGATATAGATCtctgccaaccactccgaagaataggtaatcccaactggaatgaaatacgCGGATTTAGTCAGCCGGTCCAAAAAttacccaaataacatcaaatttcttcaaagtccacgggagtccaactacgaagtccatggtgatacgctcccatttccactaaggAATCTCAAACCTCTGATGAGGCATATAAATCCGACCCTACATCCACAACAccctatcatctccaatagaaacctccttggcaccactgtgctgaaccatgtccttaaggacaagcaaatggggttcATCAAACTGACACTCTCTAAtatgatcatataaagaagaccgagaaaccacacaagctagaacccgccTAAGCTCCGAGACATCTAACCACACAAAcagattggccaaggcctgaacatctgatgcaagcgatCTCTTACCAATAGAAATATATGCAAGGCTTCCCATGCTCACTGGCTGTCCACTCAAGGCATCgaacaccacattggccttcccgggatgatacataatggtgatatcatagtcttttaactgCTCCAATCATCCTCGCTGCTTGAAATTTAGATCTTTTTGCTTGAAAAAGTGTTGAAGAcaccgatgatctgtaaatacgtATCAAGACATtctgtagagataatgcctctaaatattcaatgcatgaacgatggctgccaactccaaatcatgaatggggtagttcttctcatgaggcttcaactggcgtgaagtaAAAGCAATCACtataccctcctgcatcaatacacacccaataccgatacgagaagcatcacaatacattgtataagaacttgacgttgaaggcaaaactagaactggagttgtggtcaatgcgtcttgagcttctgaaagctctcctcaaactcatccgaccatctgaatggagcacccttctagatCAACCTTGTCAAATGCACTGCAATGgacaagaaaccctccacaaagcaacTATAATATCcgaccaagccaagaaaactccgaatctcaatagctgaagacggtctgggccaacacTGAACCgattcaatcttcttcagatccaccttgatCGCCttgctggacaccacgtgccatAAGAACACCACTAAACTAAGCCAAAAgacacacttggagaacttagcataaagatTCTTCTCCCTCAACGTTCGTAGTGCAATCCTTAGatgttgagcatgctcctcctgactacgcgagtacactaggatatttgtcacgacccaagccgatggaccgcgacgggcacccggtaccttactcaatcgagtactaacataacgtatcttttcatgtcatactatcatagataactgagccggaaagcttccatgagataagtagaatacagcatataataccaacttatacataagacatacggccatataagaccaaaataaccactcgcactgaacataggccgataaggccatacagtCTTtaacgtacatgacatctgtccaCAAGCCTCTATggatacataattttcataaaggttgGGATAGAGTCctaccataccaaacaatacccATCTAAATTATACTAActaaacaagcaactccgaagcaaattgagcacaccaacatcttccgctgagctgatagcctatttggagggctctcgacctgtctatcgggacctgcgggcatgaaacgtagcgtccccagaaaaaaaagacgtcagtacaaataatgtaccgagtatgtaaggaatgaaaatcagtaaatgatAGACATGACaggaacatggagtaaaagactcgacatgtacgtttgcatatctctgtgaatcatttcattttttataatgtcatacatatgcgtataaatatcataccatgcataggtatatgcgttcataacatcattaagcctctgagggcatcccatcatatcatttcggccactgtgggcaaatcatcaacgtataccagctgatcgggtggtggtgcatatataacgccataactttcccatatctcatatacatatacatacatacatatatatatatatatatatatatatatatatatatatatatatataatgctatctggttaataatatgacacatggggaatctggttaataatatgacacatgtgcatgtataaatgcatgaaatgcatatgaaatatgttaataaaatctctcggtacgtcataagaccattatgcctctgattaatatcatgaaataaactttaccaacttacgtatttttgagatccatgaacagatgataaaataatatgacacatggggaatcaagaacataagcatctctagtatttttataaatagagtcatttatgaaagttgtgtatttgctcatttcgttcgtgtcgtatagatcatgctaaaaataaagaagggatagccttaatatacctgagtcgattctcttgaaaatccctctaacATACATTAACTTTGACAAAACACGTGACGACAAGATCGGAGTAAGAAAAATTTGTTGCTTAAAATACTAAGAAATCTTGTTTGATTCATTGGAGATGTTGTGAAATTTTGTATGAACAGTTGAAGATTCGTACTTAGCATTTGCTATATGACTTGCGTTTGAAACTTAGGTTTTGTAACATACAAACATTTCTGTTTTGAATGCATAATCATAATGGAATTGTGACTTGTGTCTTTTAATAATGGACATGACTCACGTTTTATGTGTCTATCCATTATTAAATGGAAATGACTCACTTTCTTTAAGAATTGCCACATAACTTAGTTACTTTTGAGTCATAATTCTTTGATTCTTTAGCTGCCACGTTACTACACTTTCAACTTATCCAAATTTTCACCCCTTCTCCTTAATCAATTTATTAATCCTTCACTAatttaataattaaccaattacccacataattaagaattatctcaaattacttaaaatactactcacttttaacataccttatacaccttactatcatggtcatgtggtaccttgtatggtactagtccataaatatagggtattatagcttggaccgtatttttatctcaaaatgacaaacttcgacgaaactcattttctttggtttgcttaccctctcaccttcacgaacttgtttgaaatagcataatacttataacctcaaaaataatctcattcccgagcttacgttgattaacttatgacgaaacttcaacatacgaaaatgcgggatgtatcATCATTCCCCACTTtttgaacattcgtcctcgaatgttgagtGATGCACTTAtaattatcataacctatagttcttgcgaatactttagtactcttatTGCCATCTGGGCAATTGTTCTGTGGGTAAATcaaaaggccagggcattccccccctttaggcctcttgctcataccacgacttgtggtcggaatccttccaatatcgtaattgttgctaccttttGTCATGTAGCCTATacaactttttccttgtatgtgcacctatgtgactcttttctcctttttcctctagcttttagccaatctctaggcctcactttgtaaacatttacagagcttgataaaatgtctctctgggcatctataggtatactgaagttcttcgctcggtactttgttgaacttacgaatattgctataccatatttcatagatccgtttatccatccgtatgactttattGCATCTAGCtgggtcatactataccatgattcttacttcaatttattgttactgaggtctacaaccaaactccaggttactctcgttgcttatcctatatgcataaagctaagtcttttaatgcttcttcattactgtttatcttaagaatgacagcctgatctcatctcatactattgtaacttttatccatccattgttgattcaccttaatgttgatctacaatctaccactgataacttgaaacctcttacgcaatcactagggctcacgctgcatcgaggaacatttgaagtggtTTTCCGGACCCACCTGGGGGTGATACCCTACtttcataaccgtatttcatagcatcccaaggTGATCCATCTTATgggtgggggtattctaatcccgtgccgtccatgaaatcaaatcattactcaatcgaaggcccaaatgtcatccttcacctatcaccattacacccttattttactatcagggcagcattccatctcttctaaatgctattagtcttaaactcctttgaattcattcaggctatactgagctttctataacatagagaaaccatcagctctcttatttttatgggcttaatcccgagggctTATCCATTtctgtcaccttctcactcgccctttttattccttactcctgtcttcctaaaactttgttgttttaccatactttagcttgcgacccacatatatctatttatactactcgtaaccttcctttaacttgcttagatcatagatttccttgttattctggaacatcaagcgagacatcacatcgtctctaactcgtCTTTACTCTCTTTAATAGATCTcttggtacctagaaaccataggctggaagatatgccacttaCGACGcagctatcattcctggatactgaattcCTAGCGCTTCTATTCCTCTATTTGCAGTATggattattcgcaaccttctgcatttgagtatctcgtacgctgttcacctttaccttatttaccttaaaatctcgcatcacatcttatatctctttcatgaccttgctttcacacaggtataattcacatccacaacttgaagctcttttataatacttgtacctctggtgcatacataatccggtgggagcttcatactgacttcttatgaggggtactcttctaactggctttatcgtagagccattatagaatatggctactgcactatctctct
It includes:
- the LOC138894051 gene encoding uncharacterized protein, producing the protein MYHPGKANVVFDALSGQPVSMGSLAYISIGKRSLASDVQALANLFVWLDVSELRRVLACVVSRSSLYDHIRECQFDEPHLLVLKDMVQHSGAKEVSIGDDRVLWM